From Desmodus rotundus isolate HL8 chromosome 12, HLdesRot8A.1, whole genome shotgun sequence, one genomic window encodes:
- the GPR4 gene encoding G-protein coupled receptor 4 has translation MGNRTWEGCHVDSRMDHLFPPSLYIFVIGVGLPTNCLALWAAYRQVRQHNELGVYLMNLSIADLLYICTLPLWVDYFLHHDNWIHGPGSCKLFGFIFYTNIYISIAFLCCISVDRYLAVAHPLRFTRLRRVKTAVAVSSVVWATELGANSAPLFHDELFRDRYNHTFCFEKFPMEGWVAWMNLYRVFVGFLFPWALMLLSYRGILRAVRGSVSTERQEKAKIKRLALSLIAIVLVCFAPYHVLLLSRSAVYLGRPWDCGFEERVFSAYHSSLAFTSLNCVADPILYCLVNEGARGDVAKALHNLLHFLASDKPQEMATASITLETPLTSKRSSTAKAMAAGWVAAPPSQEDQVQLKMLPPPQ, from the coding sequence ATGGGCAACCGCACGTGGGAGGGATGTCACGTGGACTCGCGCATGGACCACctcttcccaccttccctctaCATCTTCGTCATTGGCGTGGGGCTGCCCACCAACTGCCTGGCCCTGTGGGCCGCCTACCGCCAGGTGCGACAGCACAACGAGCTGGGCGTGTACCTGATGAACCTCAGCATTGCCGACCTGCTGTACATCTGCACGCTACCGCTGTGGGTCGACTACTTCCTGCACCACGACAATTGGATCCACGGCCCCGGCTCCTGCAAGCTCTTCGGGTTCATCTTCTATACCAACATCTACATCAGCATCGCCTTCCTATGCTGCATCTCAGTGGATCGCTACCTGGCCGTGGCGCACCCACTGCGGTTCACCCGCCTGCGCCGGGTCAAGACGGCCGTGGCCGTGAGCTCCGTGGTCTGGGCCACAGAGCTGGGCGCCAACTCGGCGCCCCTGTTCCATGACGAGCTCTTCCGCGATCGCTACAACCATACGTTCTGCTTCGAGAAGTTCCCCATGGAGGGCTGGGTGGCCTGGATGAACCTCTACCGGGTCTTCGTGGGCTTCCTGTTCCCGTGGGCGCTCATGCTGCTGTCCTACCGTGGGATCCTGCGCGCCGTGCGGGGCAGTGTGTCCACCGAGCGCCAGGAGAAGGCCAAGATCAAGCGGCTGGCCCTCAGCCTCATCGCCATCGTGCTGGTGTGCTTTGCGCCCTACCACGTGCTCCTGCTCTCCCGCAGCGCTGTCTACCTGGGCCGCCCCTGGGACTGCGGCTTCGAGGAGCGCGTCTTCTCAGCCTACCACAGCTCGCTGGCCTTCACCAGTCTCAACTGTGTGGCTGACCCCATCCTCTACTGCCTGGTCAACGAGGGCGCTCGCGGTGACGTGGCCAAGGCCCTGCACAATCTGCTCCACTTCCTGGCCAGCGACAAGCCCCAGGAGATGGCCACCGCCTCCATCACGCTGGAGACCCCACTCACTTCCAAGAGAAGCAGCACAGCCAAGGCCATGGCAGCCGGCTGGGTGGCAGCTCCACCCTCCCAGGAGGACCAGGTGCAGCTGAAGATGCTGCCACCGCCACAGTGA